The following coding sequences are from one Nicotiana tomentosiformis chromosome 3, ASM39032v3, whole genome shotgun sequence window:
- the LOC104085615 gene encoding P-loop NTPase domain-containing protein LPA1 homolog: MKKDKAVVIESPSTNEADEKQDDAVESNAPARRFSTRNASSKYDFVKVKVWLGDNADHYYVLSRFLLSRMLTVTKIPNHVAIKIALELKKLLVDNSLLDVSQSDLEANLFKLMERRGFGQEYINRYKMITRFHHLRVPLVILVCGTACVGKSTIATQLAQRLNLPNVLQTDMVYELLRTSTDAPLASSPVWGRDFSSPEELITEFCRECRIVRKGLAGDLKKAMKDGKPIIIEGIHLDPSIYLMDEENKLPPSSPANQAGPKSLKVEEQKELQQKSNCNVGDSSQSDRKDCCSEDMNSEQSSKSNKLTAALKSLDIVNRVFENTGETVKDSGADQNPSHRREKSGAQPIIVPIVLRMAEFDHKALLEEWVATRTCSEKYPTQDKDKLITNLKTIQDYLCSFTSQGLTVVNISATTFPQTLDWLHNHLLQCIEQGTAQVSRGNNEQIAKD, from the exons ATGAAGAAGGATAAGGCGGTTGTAATAGAAAGCCCTAGCACAAATGAAGCAGACGAAAAACAAGATGATGCTGTCGAAAGTAATGCTCCAGCTCGTCGTTTCTCCACCCGAAATGCTTCTTCCAAATACGATTTCGTTAAG GTGAAAGTATGGCTAGGTGACAATGCCGATCACTACTATGTTCTCTCTAGATTTTTGCTCAGCAGAATGCTCACTGTCACTAAG ATACCAAATCACGTGGCTATCAAAATTGCTCTTGAGCTTAAGAAGCTTCTTGTTGACAACAGCCTACTCGATGT CTCACAATCAGATTTGGAGGCAAACTTGTTCAAG CTTATGGAGCGAAGAGGTTTTGGACAAGAGTATATAAACCGTTATAAAATGATTACGAG ATTTCACCATCTGAGAGTTCCTTTGGTAATTCTTGTTTGTGGTACTGCTTGCGTTGGAAAATCTACTATTGCAACCCAGCTTGCCCAAAGGCTGAACTTGCCAAACGTCTTGCAG ACTGACATGGTGTATGAATTGCTACGGACATCAACAGA TGCACCTTTGGCATCTTCTCCTGTATGGGGACGCGATTTCAGCTCACCAGAGGAGCTAATAACCGAATTTTGCAGAGAATGCAGAATAGTAAGGAAAG GTTTGGCTGGTGATTTGAAGAAAGCTATGAAAGATGGAAAACCAATTATAATTGAG GGGATACACCTAGATCCTAGTATTTACCTTATGGATGAAGAGAATAAATTGCCACCGTCTTCTCCAGCAAACCAAGCAGGGCCAAAATCTCTGAAGGTGGAAGAACAGAAGGAATTACAACAGAAAAGCAATTGTAATGTTGGAGACAGCAGTCAGAGCGACCGCAAGGATTGCTGTTCTGAGGATATGAATTCAGAACAATCTTCCAAGTCAAACAAGCTCACAGCTGCTCTGAAATCCTTGGACATTGTTAATAGAGTGTTTGAAAATACGG GTGAAACAGTTAAAGATTCAGGAGCAGACCAAAATCCTTCTCatagaagagaaaaatctggTGCTCAACCAATAATTGTACCTATAGTTCTAAGGATGGCTGAGTTTGACCATAAG GCATTGCTCGAGGAGTGGGTAGCTACTCGCACATGCAGTGAGAAATATCCTACCCAG GACAAAGATAAATTGATAACTAACTTGAAGACTATACAGGACTATCTCTGTTCGTTTACGTCACAG GGTTTAACAGTTGTAAACATATCAGCTACAACTTTTCCACAAACATTGGATTGGCTGCACAACCATCTTCTACAG TGTATCGAGCAAGGTACAGCACAAGTTTCTAGGGGGAACAATGAGCAGATAGCCAAAGACTAG
- the LOC104085616 gene encoding NADPH-dependent aldo-keto reductase, chloroplastic-like — MRSYQTMLNNGETLPIIGMGTYSGENDREITERSIRMALKMGYRHFDTAKIYGSEPAVGNALRRAIGEGMVEREDIHITSKLWSSDHNDPVSALHQTLQRLGMEYVDLYLVHWPVALKPWVDYPIPREEDFETLDMENTWSGMERCLEMGLCKSIGVSNFSSTKIEHLLDFACVTPAVNQVEMHPMWRQSKLKALCREYGIHVSAYSPLGGPGNDWGTTAVVDHPIIQSIAFKHNATPAQVALRWGLSQGSSVIVKSFNPRRMKENIGALQLKLDEWDLLNINKMEERKIMRGEWLSNDTTSPYRTIGELWDDEI, encoded by the exons ATGAGAAGCTATCAGACAATGCTAAACAATGGTGAAACCCTACCAATTATAGGTATGGGGACTTATTCTGGCGAAAACGATAGAGAAATAACAGAGAGATCCATTAGAATGGCGCTCAAG ATGGGGTACAGACATTTTGATACAGCAAAAATATATGGTTCTGAGCCGGCAGTGGGAAATGCATTAAGACGAGCAATTGGTGAAGGAATGGTGGAGAGGGAAGACATTCATATCACCTCTAAGCTATGGTCAAGTGATCACAATGATCCTGTTTCTGCACTTCACCAAACTTTACA GAGGCTAGGGATGGAATACGTAGACTTGTATTTGGTGCATTGGCCAGTGGCTTTGAAGCCATGGGTTGATTATCCAATTCCCAGAGAAGAAGACTTTGAGACATTAGACATGGAGAATACCTGGTCTGGCATGGAGAGATGCTTAGAGATGGGTTTGTGTAAGTCCATTGGCGTCAGCAATTTCTCATCTACAAAAATTGAACACCTTCTGGATTTTGCTTGTGTCACTCCTGCTGTCAACCAG GTGGAAATGCATCCAATGTGGAGGCAAAGTAAGCTGAAGGCATTATGTAGAGAATATGGAATTCATGTAAGTGCATATTCACCTCTTGGTGGACCTGGAAATGATTGGGGAACTACTGCTGTGGTTGATCATCCCATCATCCAATCTATTGCCTTCAAACATAATGCAACTCCAGCTCAA gtTGCTCTAAGATGGGGATTGTCCCAAGGATCAAGTGTTATAGTGAAAAGCTTCAATCCAAGAAGAATGAAAGAGAACATTGGAGCCCTTCAATTGAAATTAGACGAATGGGATTTACTTAACATAAATAAGATGGAGGAGAGGAAGATTATGAGGGGAGAGTGGCTATCCAATGACACTACAAGCCCTTACAGAACCATCGGGGAACTTTGGGATGACGAGATATAA
- the LOC138908002 gene encoding uncharacterized mitochondrial protein AtMg00810-like, with protein MSREFEIEDVGLMSYYLGLEVKLMEDVIFISQENYTKEILKKFKMLNCNPVNTPMESGTKLSKFDEGEKMDPTFFKSPVGSLRCLTCTRSDILFAVGVVSRFIEAPNSTLLKVARRIFRYLKGTIDFGLFYSSSSDFKLVKFCDSDYAGDSDDRKNTTSFVLFLGDSVIS; from the coding sequence ATGTCCCGCGAGTTCGAGATAGAGGATGtagggctcatgtcatactacttgggcctagaagtgaagcTGATGGAAGATGTAATTTTTATCTCTCAAGAAAACTATACAAAAGAGATATTGAAGAAGTTCAAGATGCTCAATTGCAACCCCGTGAACACGCCAATGGAGAGTgggacaaaattgtccaagtttgatgaaggagaaaaaATGGATCCCACATTTTTCAAAAGTCCTGTGGGAAGTTTGAGGTGCTTGACTTGTACCAGGTcagatatactctttgcagtTGGAGTAGTAAGTCGCTTCATAGAAGCTCCTAACTCCACTCTCTTGAAAGTCGCTAGAAGAATTTttcgttacctaaaaggtacgatTGATTTTGGGCTATTTTACTCCTCTTCTAGTGATTTCAAACTTGTGAaattttgtgatagtgattatgcgggagataGTGATGATAGAAAAAACACAACTAGTTTTGTGCttttcttgggtgattctgttatttcttgA